The following are encoded together in the Chlorocebus sabaeus isolate Y175 chromosome 20, mChlSab1.0.hap1, whole genome shotgun sequence genome:
- the DNTTIP2 gene encoding deoxynucleotidyltransferase terminal-interacting protein 2 isoform X1, which produces MVVTRSARAKASIQAASAESSGQKSSAANGIQAHPESSTGSDARTTAESQTTGKQSSIPRTPKARKRKSRTTGSLPKGTEPSMDGETSEAESNYSSVSEHHDTILRVTRRRQILIACSPVSSVRKKPKVTPTKESYTEEIVSEAESHVSGISRIVLPTEKTTGTRRNKAKSLTDPSQESHTEAISVAETSSSDISFSEIATRKTRSMQRKLKAQTEKKDSKIVPANEKQIVGTPVNSEDSDTRPTSHLQARSLSEINKPNFYNNDFDDDFSHRSSENILVQEQASVESLKETKQNCKDLNEDTNGITDEGKEINEKSSQLKNLSELQDTSLQQLLSQRHSTPQNKNAVSVHSNLNSEAVMKSLTQTFAAVEVGRWNDKKKSPIKASDLTEFGDCGGSDDEEESTVISVSEDMNSQENVDFECDTKLYTSAPNTSHGKDNSVLLVLSSDESQQSENSENEEDTLCFVENSGQRESLSRDTESLSCDNALFVIDTTPGMSADKNFYLEEEDKASEVATEEEKEEEEGEKSEEDSSDHDENEDECSDEEDLLNSTKAKLLKLTSSSIDPGLSIKQLGGLYINFNADKLQSNKRTLTQIKEKKKNELLQKAVITPDFEKNHCVPPYSESKYQLQKKRREERQKTAGDGWFGMKAPEMTNELKNDLKALKMRASMDPKRFYKKNDRDGFPKYFQIGTIVDNPADFYHSRIPKKQRKRTIVEELLADSEFRRYNRRKYLEIMAEKAANAAGKKFRKKKKFRN; this is translated from the exons ATGGTGGTTACCAGATCCGCACGGGCTAAGGCCAGCATCCAAGCCGCGTCGGCTGAAAGTTCCGGGCAGAAG AGTTCTGCTGCTAATGGGATTCAAGCGCATCCAGAAAGTAGTACTGGATCTGATGCCCGAACTACTGCTGAATCACAGACCACTGGGAAACAAAGTTCAATCCCTAGAACTCCTAAAGCTAGAAAGAGGAAGAGCAGAACTACAGGCTCACTACCAAAGGGTACTGAACCATCTATGGATGGAGAGACCTCTGAGGCAGAGTCAAATTATTCTTCTGTGTCTGAGCACCATGATACCATTTTAAGGGTAACTAGGAGAAGGCAGATCTTAATTGCATGCTCCCCAGTGTCCAGTGTTAGGAAAAAGCCGAAAGTAACTCCAACAAAGGAGTCTTACACTGAAGAAATAGTCTCTGAAGCAGAATCTCATGTTTCAGGTATTTCTAGAATTGTGCTTCCCACAGAAAAAACGACAGGAACCAGAAGAAATAAGGCTAAATCTCTGACAGATCCAAGCCAAGAATCTCATACAGAAGCTATATCTGTTGCTGAGACATCAAGCTCAGACATTTCATTCTCTGAAATTGCAACTAGAAAAACCAGGAGTATGCAGAGGAAATTAAAGgcacaaactgaaaagaaagataGTAAGATTGTACCAGCAAATGAGAAACAGATCGTGGGCACACCTGTGAATTCAGAGGATTCAGATACCAGACCAACTTCCCATTTACAAGCAAGATCTCTTTCTGAGATAAATAAGCCAAATTTCTATAATAATGACTTTGATGATGATTTCTCCCACAGAAGTTCAGAAAATATATTAGTGCAAGAACAGGCCAGTGTTGAATctcttaaagaaacaaaacagaattgtAAGGATTTGAATGAAGATACCAATGGAATAACAGATGAGGGGAAAGAAATTAATGAGAAGAGTTCTCAGCTGAAGAATCTTTCTGAACTTCAGGACACTAGCCTTCAACAGTTACTTTCTCAGCGACATTCaaccccccaaaataaaaatgctgtaTCAGTGCACTCTAATCTGAACTCTGAGGCTGTGATGAAATCATTAACTCAAACATTTGCAGCTGTGGAAGTAGGCAGATGGAATGACAAGAAAAAGAGCCCCATAAAAGCAAGTGATCTGACAGAGTTTGGTGAttgtggtggtagtgatgatgaagAAGAGTCCACAGTTATAAGTGTCAGTGAAGACATGAACAGTCAAGAGAATGTAGATTTCGAATGTGATACCAAACTATACACGTCTGCACCCAACACATCTCATGGTAAAGATAATTCTGTCTTATTAGTTCTCAGCAGTGATGAAAGCCAACAGTCTGAAAACAGTGAGAATGAAGAGGATACTTTATGTTTTGTTGAAAATAGTGGCCAAAGGGAGTCATTAAGTAGAGACACAGAAAGTCTGTCATGTGACAATGCATTGTTTGTAATTGACACAACTCCTGGAATGAGTGCTGATAAAAATTTTTACTTGGAAGAGGAAGACAAAGCAAGTGAGGTTGCcactgaggaagaaaaagaagaggaagagggtgaAAAAAGTGAAGAAGATTCATCAGACCATGATGAAAATGAAGATGAGTGTAGTGATGAAGAAGACTTACTAAATAGCACAAAGGCTAAACT tctaaAGTTGACAAGCAGCAGCATAGACCCTGGTCTGAGTATCAAGCAGTTGGGTGGTTTGTATATTAATTTCAATGCAGATAAACTACAGTCTAACAAGAGAACCCTAACACAGatcaaggagaaaaagaaaaatgag CTTCTGCAGAAAGCTGTCATTACACCTGATTTTGAAAAAAACCACTGTGTTCCACCATATAGTGAATCAAAGTATCAACTTCAGAAAAAACGCAGA GAAGAACGACAAAAAACAGCAGGGGATGGCTGGTTTGGTATGAAAGCTCCAGAAATGACAAATGAACTGAAAAATGATCTCAAAGCACTGAAGATGAGAGCCAGCATGGACCCAAAAAGATTTTACAAGAAAAATGATAGAGATGGCTTCCCCAAGTACTTCCAG ATTGGAACCATTGTTGACAATCCAGCTGATTTCTACCATTCACGAATTCCCaagaagcaaaggaaaagaaCTATTGTGGAAGAACTGCTGGCTGATTCTGAGTTCAGAAG atacaACCGAAGGAAGTACTTAGAGATCATGGCTGAAAAAGCAGCAAATGCAGCAGGAAAAAAGTTccgaaagaagaagaaatttcgCAAttaa
- the DNTTIP2 gene encoding deoxynucleotidyltransferase terminal-interacting protein 2 isoform X2 has translation MQGTERRRFFPYVKSSAANGIQAHPESSTGSDARTTAESQTTGKQSSIPRTPKARKRKSRTTGSLPKGTEPSMDGETSEAESNYSSVSEHHDTILRVTRRRQILIACSPVSSVRKKPKVTPTKESYTEEIVSEAESHVSGISRIVLPTEKTTGTRRNKAKSLTDPSQESHTEAISVAETSSSDISFSEIATRKTRSMQRKLKAQTEKKDSKIVPANEKQIVGTPVNSEDSDTRPTSHLQARSLSEINKPNFYNNDFDDDFSHRSSENILVQEQASVESLKETKQNCKDLNEDTNGITDEGKEINEKSSQLKNLSELQDTSLQQLLSQRHSTPQNKNAVSVHSNLNSEAVMKSLTQTFAAVEVGRWNDKKKSPIKASDLTEFGDCGGSDDEEESTVISVSEDMNSQENVDFECDTKLYTSAPNTSHGKDNSVLLVLSSDESQQSENSENEEDTLCFVENSGQRESLSRDTESLSCDNALFVIDTTPGMSADKNFYLEEEDKASEVATEEEKEEEEGEKSEEDSSDHDENEDECSDEEDLLNSTKAKLLKLTSSSIDPGLSIKQLGGLYINFNADKLQSNKRTLTQIKEKKKNELLQKAVITPDFEKNHCVPPYSESKYQLQKKRREERQKTAGDGWFGMKAPEMTNELKNDLKALKMRASMDPKRFYKKNDRDGFPKYFQIGTIVDNPADFYHSRIPKKQRKRTIVEELLADSEFRRYNRRKYLEIMAEKAANAAGKKFRKKKKFRN, from the exons ATGCAGGGAACGGAGCGGCGGCGATTTTTTCCTTACGTAAAG AGTTCTGCTGCTAATGGGATTCAAGCGCATCCAGAAAGTAGTACTGGATCTGATGCCCGAACTACTGCTGAATCACAGACCACTGGGAAACAAAGTTCAATCCCTAGAACTCCTAAAGCTAGAAAGAGGAAGAGCAGAACTACAGGCTCACTACCAAAGGGTACTGAACCATCTATGGATGGAGAGACCTCTGAGGCAGAGTCAAATTATTCTTCTGTGTCTGAGCACCATGATACCATTTTAAGGGTAACTAGGAGAAGGCAGATCTTAATTGCATGCTCCCCAGTGTCCAGTGTTAGGAAAAAGCCGAAAGTAACTCCAACAAAGGAGTCTTACACTGAAGAAATAGTCTCTGAAGCAGAATCTCATGTTTCAGGTATTTCTAGAATTGTGCTTCCCACAGAAAAAACGACAGGAACCAGAAGAAATAAGGCTAAATCTCTGACAGATCCAAGCCAAGAATCTCATACAGAAGCTATATCTGTTGCTGAGACATCAAGCTCAGACATTTCATTCTCTGAAATTGCAACTAGAAAAACCAGGAGTATGCAGAGGAAATTAAAGgcacaaactgaaaagaaagataGTAAGATTGTACCAGCAAATGAGAAACAGATCGTGGGCACACCTGTGAATTCAGAGGATTCAGATACCAGACCAACTTCCCATTTACAAGCAAGATCTCTTTCTGAGATAAATAAGCCAAATTTCTATAATAATGACTTTGATGATGATTTCTCCCACAGAAGTTCAGAAAATATATTAGTGCAAGAACAGGCCAGTGTTGAATctcttaaagaaacaaaacagaattgtAAGGATTTGAATGAAGATACCAATGGAATAACAGATGAGGGGAAAGAAATTAATGAGAAGAGTTCTCAGCTGAAGAATCTTTCTGAACTTCAGGACACTAGCCTTCAACAGTTACTTTCTCAGCGACATTCaaccccccaaaataaaaatgctgtaTCAGTGCACTCTAATCTGAACTCTGAGGCTGTGATGAAATCATTAACTCAAACATTTGCAGCTGTGGAAGTAGGCAGATGGAATGACAAGAAAAAGAGCCCCATAAAAGCAAGTGATCTGACAGAGTTTGGTGAttgtggtggtagtgatgatgaagAAGAGTCCACAGTTATAAGTGTCAGTGAAGACATGAACAGTCAAGAGAATGTAGATTTCGAATGTGATACCAAACTATACACGTCTGCACCCAACACATCTCATGGTAAAGATAATTCTGTCTTATTAGTTCTCAGCAGTGATGAAAGCCAACAGTCTGAAAACAGTGAGAATGAAGAGGATACTTTATGTTTTGTTGAAAATAGTGGCCAAAGGGAGTCATTAAGTAGAGACACAGAAAGTCTGTCATGTGACAATGCATTGTTTGTAATTGACACAACTCCTGGAATGAGTGCTGATAAAAATTTTTACTTGGAAGAGGAAGACAAAGCAAGTGAGGTTGCcactgaggaagaaaaagaagaggaagagggtgaAAAAAGTGAAGAAGATTCATCAGACCATGATGAAAATGAAGATGAGTGTAGTGATGAAGAAGACTTACTAAATAGCACAAAGGCTAAACT tctaaAGTTGACAAGCAGCAGCATAGACCCTGGTCTGAGTATCAAGCAGTTGGGTGGTTTGTATATTAATTTCAATGCAGATAAACTACAGTCTAACAAGAGAACCCTAACACAGatcaaggagaaaaagaaaaatgag CTTCTGCAGAAAGCTGTCATTACACCTGATTTTGAAAAAAACCACTGTGTTCCACCATATAGTGAATCAAAGTATCAACTTCAGAAAAAACGCAGA GAAGAACGACAAAAAACAGCAGGGGATGGCTGGTTTGGTATGAAAGCTCCAGAAATGACAAATGAACTGAAAAATGATCTCAAAGCACTGAAGATGAGAGCCAGCATGGACCCAAAAAGATTTTACAAGAAAAATGATAGAGATGGCTTCCCCAAGTACTTCCAG ATTGGAACCATTGTTGACAATCCAGCTGATTTCTACCATTCACGAATTCCCaagaagcaaaggaaaagaaCTATTGTGGAAGAACTGCTGGCTGATTCTGAGTTCAGAAG atacaACCGAAGGAAGTACTTAGAGATCATGGCTGAAAAAGCAGCAAATGCAGCAGGAAAAAAGTTccgaaagaagaagaaatttcgCAAttaa
- the DNTTIP2 gene encoding deoxynucleotidyltransferase terminal-interacting protein 2 isoform X3, whose protein sequence is MDGETSEAESNYSSVSEHHDTILRVTRRRQILIACSPVSSVRKKPKVTPTKESYTEEIVSEAESHVSGISRIVLPTEKTTGTRRNKAKSLTDPSQESHTEAISVAETSSSDISFSEIATRKTRSMQRKLKAQTEKKDSKIVPANEKQIVGTPVNSEDSDTRPTSHLQARSLSEINKPNFYNNDFDDDFSHRSSENILVQEQASVESLKETKQNCKDLNEDTNGITDEGKEINEKSSQLKNLSELQDTSLQQLLSQRHSTPQNKNAVSVHSNLNSEAVMKSLTQTFAAVEVGRWNDKKKSPIKASDLTEFGDCGGSDDEEESTVISVSEDMNSQENVDFECDTKLYTSAPNTSHGKDNSVLLVLSSDESQQSENSENEEDTLCFVENSGQRESLSRDTESLSCDNALFVIDTTPGMSADKNFYLEEEDKASEVATEEEKEEEEGEKSEEDSSDHDENEDECSDEEDLLNSTKAKLLKLTSSSIDPGLSIKQLGGLYINFNADKLQSNKRTLTQIKEKKKNELLQKAVITPDFEKNHCVPPYSESKYQLQKKRREERQKTAGDGWFGMKAPEMTNELKNDLKALKMRASMDPKRFYKKNDRDGFPKYFQIGTIVDNPADFYHSRIPKKQRKRTIVEELLADSEFRRYNRRKYLEIMAEKAANAAGKKFRKKKKFRN, encoded by the exons ATGGATGGAGAGACCTCTGAGGCAGAGTCAAATTATTCTTCTGTGTCTGAGCACCATGATACCATTTTAAGGGTAACTAGGAGAAGGCAGATCTTAATTGCATGCTCCCCAGTGTCCAGTGTTAGGAAAAAGCCGAAAGTAACTCCAACAAAGGAGTCTTACACTGAAGAAATAGTCTCTGAAGCAGAATCTCATGTTTCAGGTATTTCTAGAATTGTGCTTCCCACAGAAAAAACGACAGGAACCAGAAGAAATAAGGCTAAATCTCTGACAGATCCAAGCCAAGAATCTCATACAGAAGCTATATCTGTTGCTGAGACATCAAGCTCAGACATTTCATTCTCTGAAATTGCAACTAGAAAAACCAGGAGTATGCAGAGGAAATTAAAGgcacaaactgaaaagaaagataGTAAGATTGTACCAGCAAATGAGAAACAGATCGTGGGCACACCTGTGAATTCAGAGGATTCAGATACCAGACCAACTTCCCATTTACAAGCAAGATCTCTTTCTGAGATAAATAAGCCAAATTTCTATAATAATGACTTTGATGATGATTTCTCCCACAGAAGTTCAGAAAATATATTAGTGCAAGAACAGGCCAGTGTTGAATctcttaaagaaacaaaacagaattgtAAGGATTTGAATGAAGATACCAATGGAATAACAGATGAGGGGAAAGAAATTAATGAGAAGAGTTCTCAGCTGAAGAATCTTTCTGAACTTCAGGACACTAGCCTTCAACAGTTACTTTCTCAGCGACATTCaaccccccaaaataaaaatgctgtaTCAGTGCACTCTAATCTGAACTCTGAGGCTGTGATGAAATCATTAACTCAAACATTTGCAGCTGTGGAAGTAGGCAGATGGAATGACAAGAAAAAGAGCCCCATAAAAGCAAGTGATCTGACAGAGTTTGGTGAttgtggtggtagtgatgatgaagAAGAGTCCACAGTTATAAGTGTCAGTGAAGACATGAACAGTCAAGAGAATGTAGATTTCGAATGTGATACCAAACTATACACGTCTGCACCCAACACATCTCATGGTAAAGATAATTCTGTCTTATTAGTTCTCAGCAGTGATGAAAGCCAACAGTCTGAAAACAGTGAGAATGAAGAGGATACTTTATGTTTTGTTGAAAATAGTGGCCAAAGGGAGTCATTAAGTAGAGACACAGAAAGTCTGTCATGTGACAATGCATTGTTTGTAATTGACACAACTCCTGGAATGAGTGCTGATAAAAATTTTTACTTGGAAGAGGAAGACAAAGCAAGTGAGGTTGCcactgaggaagaaaaagaagaggaagagggtgaAAAAAGTGAAGAAGATTCATCAGACCATGATGAAAATGAAGATGAGTGTAGTGATGAAGAAGACTTACTAAATAGCACAAAGGCTAAACT tctaaAGTTGACAAGCAGCAGCATAGACCCTGGTCTGAGTATCAAGCAGTTGGGTGGTTTGTATATTAATTTCAATGCAGATAAACTACAGTCTAACAAGAGAACCCTAACACAGatcaaggagaaaaagaaaaatgag CTTCTGCAGAAAGCTGTCATTACACCTGATTTTGAAAAAAACCACTGTGTTCCACCATATAGTGAATCAAAGTATCAACTTCAGAAAAAACGCAGA GAAGAACGACAAAAAACAGCAGGGGATGGCTGGTTTGGTATGAAAGCTCCAGAAATGACAAATGAACTGAAAAATGATCTCAAAGCACTGAAGATGAGAGCCAGCATGGACCCAAAAAGATTTTACAAGAAAAATGATAGAGATGGCTTCCCCAAGTACTTCCAG ATTGGAACCATTGTTGACAATCCAGCTGATTTCTACCATTCACGAATTCCCaagaagcaaaggaaaagaaCTATTGTGGAAGAACTGCTGGCTGATTCTGAGTTCAGAAG atacaACCGAAGGAAGTACTTAGAGATCATGGCTGAAAAAGCAGCAAATGCAGCAGGAAAAAAGTTccgaaagaagaagaaatttcgCAAttaa